In Pseudomonas sp. P5_109, the genomic window CCGGTCAAAAGCGTTGCGGCGCTGGCAATGCAGGCGTTGCATCGCGCCCGCCAGGGCTATGTGCGTCGACGCACGGCCCTCAGTAATCAGATGCGCGGCCTGCTGCTTGAGCACGGCGTAGCCTTGGCACAGGGCGATGTTGCGATCAGCCAGAAAATCCCGCGGGTGCTGGAAGATGCCACCCAGCCGGTGCCGGGCCTGCTGCGTGAGCTGATCGACGAACTGTTGGCCGAGTGGCGCCATTTGGGCGAGCGCATCAGCGTACTGACGGGACGCCTGGAAGTGGCCGCCAACGCTGACATGACGGCGAAGCGGCTAATGACTGTACGCGGCATCGGCCCGGTCACTGCCACGGCACTGGTGGCCAAGGAAACCAAGCCTGAGCGCTTTCCCAATGCCCGCAAGTTTGCCGCGTACTTTGGCATGGTGCCTGACCAGCACAGCAGCGGGGAGACGGTCCGGTTGGGGGGCATGACCAAGCGCGGTGATGCTTATTTACGCAGCCTGATGATCCAGGGGGCCCATGCGGTGCTGCAACAACTACGACCTGATTCCCAGCAACCCGATGACCGCCGCTTGTTGCACTGGATGAGCCGGTTGGGCCGTAAGGAGGCTGCGATCAGGCTAGCCAACCGCAACCTGCGAATCGTCTGGGTGCTTCTACAGAATGACCAGACTTATCGTCGCCACGCGGGTGATGGCCAGCCAGCGACGATGGGCCACTGAGCGACAGAGTTCTGCCACCGAGGTACTAACCGTCTGACCCTCTGCTGAAAAAAATTGACCCCAGGTAAGACCGGCGTGGATTGATGCCTAAGCTCCTACTGGCCTTCGAGGCCTGACTGTAATCGGCATACCACGAGCTTTTCCAATTTTGGCCAGAAGCCGAAGACGGCTTCCACGAATAGGCCTAATACATAGATGCAACGGGGCAGCGGTTTTTCAAAAGCGGGTAGACAGTGGGGGCGAGTCCATACATAGGAGCTGGCTTGCCAGCGATGGCGGCCTCACAGCCAACCAATCTCTTGCAGGCATACCCGGATCAACTGTAGGAGCTGGCTTGCTAGCGATGGCGGCCTGCCAGCCAACCAATTCCTCACAGATGTACCCAATCCCCTGTAGGAGCTGGCTTGCCAGCAATAGCGGCCTCACAGCCAACCAATCTCTTGCAGGCATACCCGGATCAACTGTAGGAGCTGGCTTGCCAGCGATGGCGGCCTGCCAGCCAACCAATCTCTTGCAGGCATACCCGGATCAACTGTAGGAGCCGGCTTGCCAGCGATGGCGGCCTGCCAGCCAACCAACTCCTCACAGATGTACCCAATCCCCTGTGGGAGCGGGCTTGCCCGCGAAGGCTGCCCAACAGTCAAAAATGTTTATCGCCAATGCTAACCATTCAGACCATTCCCACAACACTTTCAGCTTGCCCGTCGGAAGCACGATCTCTAGCCTTTGCCCGTCGCTGCCAATGCAGCGACCGGGACTGCAAGCCCGCGAATAGTCGTTAGGCGCCTACTTTGGGAGCTTCGCAATGATCAATGACAGTCCTGATGACTCTACTTCCGAATCCGGAAAGCAAACGAGAACTTCATACCGCCCCTGCCCAATTTTCACCATCCGCCCAGGCATCAATTCCGAAACCCTCCTTGTGCATGCCTACGAAACCCTTGCCTCTGCGAATGTAATGGCAACCGAACTGTCATCCATCCTGACCGGCCCAACCTGCAATCTGGCGCTCGGCATTCAGCAGATGATCGTCCTGGCACAGCTATCGGTGAATCGCGTCCTCGATCAGCTGGATCCGCAGCAATAGTAAAAGGAAAAAGCCCGCTGAACCTGTACCAACCAGCGGGCCTCCATTGTTCCTACATCTATCTCGGACCTGTCTGATATTGAGGCTGAAAAGCTCAGGTGTTGTACTCAGCGCCCGGTTTCACGCTTGTTGGGACAGCGCCATGAAAAATCCACCCACATTGAGGGGCCGGTCCGATCCGGTGTTTGATCGGCTGTTGCGATCGCCCCATAAGGAGTGCCTTTCGCAATACCTCGCGTTGCTCAAGCCCCTGGACGATCAGGGGCGTTACCTGCCGTTCGATTCATTGCGTTATCGATGGGCGCCGGGACTGGATTCGAATCTGTGCTGGGCCTTGGTCAAGAAAGCGCGGACTGCACAGTACTCGAACCTTTTGCCATTGGGTGAACCGGCGTGCTGGCTGAAATTCATGCTGACGCCACAGGCACAAAAAGCGATTTCAGTTGTGGATCGTCAGGCGACAACCGCAGTGCTGGAGTACATGACCGGCCAGATTGGCGAGCGCGCTCATTTCAGCTATTTGCTCAATGATCTGATCGAAGACGAGGCCATCAGCAGCAGCCAGCTTGAAGGTGCGGCCACCACGACGCGGGTGGCCAAGGACATGCTCAAGCGCCATCGCTTGCCGCGCACGCCGGATGAACGAATGGTCATCGGTAACTACAAGATGATGAACTTCGCCTGGGAGCAGCGTTACGAGCCACTGAGCGTTGAGCTGATTGCAGCCATGCATCGGGTTGGCGTCGAAGGGATCGACGATTCGCGGTACTCGCCTGGAGCATTCAGGACCAACGATGACGTCGTCGTCCAGGATGGCGAGGGCAACACTGTGCATTCGCCACCGCCTGCAGCAGGGCTTGTGTCACGTTTGCAGGTGCTGACCCAGTGGATCAACCAAACCCACAACAACCTTCATCAAGCGGACTACCTTCACCCATTGATCAAAGCCATCGCGCTGCATTTTGTCCTGGGTTACGAGCATCCTTTTCGTGACGGCAACGGTCGGGTGGCACGCGCGTTGTTTTACTGGTTCATGTTCAAAAATGATTACTCAGCATTTCGCTATATCGCCATCAGTGTCTTGTTGCGCAATGCGCCGTTGAAGTACGGGCGGTCGTATTTGAATACCGAGGCGGATGACCTGGATCTGACGTACTTCATCGATTTCCAGTGTTCGGTGGTGTTGCGCGCTGTGGGCAGTTTTACCGAGGCGTATCGGAAAAGTC contains:
- a CDS encoding DUF6124 family protein: MINDSPDDSTSESGKQTRTSYRPCPIFTIRPGINSETLLVHAYETLASANVMATELSSILTGPTCNLALGIQQMIVLAQLSVNRVLDQLDPQQ
- a CDS encoding Fic family protein — translated: MKNPPTLRGRSDPVFDRLLRSPHKECLSQYLALLKPLDDQGRYLPFDSLRYRWAPGLDSNLCWALVKKARTAQYSNLLPLGEPACWLKFMLTPQAQKAISVVDRQATTAVLEYMTGQIGERAHFSYLLNDLIEDEAISSSQLEGAATTTRVAKDMLKRHRLPRTPDERMVIGNYKMMNFAWEQRYEPLSVELIAAMHRVGVEGIDDSRYSPGAFRTNDDVVVQDGEGNTVHSPPPAAGLVSRLQVLTQWINQTHNNLHQADYLHPLIKAIALHFVLGYEHPFRDGNGRVARALFYWFMFKNDYSAFRYIAISVLLRNAPLKYGRSYLNTEADDLDLTYFIDFQCSVVLRAVGSFTEAYRKSLSDAQLFDCWLRESGFLNRLTEKQRALFQVARSGMAKEFTAVNVKENLGCSYNTASATLNGLVALELFEKRKMGREWVFFLRPVSAT